In the Candidatus Electrothrix sp. GW3-4 genome, one interval contains:
- the serA gene encoding phosphoglycerate dehydrogenase, whose amino-acid sequence MKVLISDNLAPIGEKILKEAGLEVDVNTGLPPEELKAIIPDYDGLVIRSATKVREDIIEAATKLKVVGRAGIGLDNVDIPAASEKGIVVMNAPDGNATTAAEHAISMMMSLSRNIPQATASMKAGKWEKKSFMGREVTGKTLGIVGIGRIGSIVANRAQGLKMKVIAYDPFMPDELVKKLGVERVDLLELAKRADYISVHTPLTKDTHHLLSTEFFAAMKKEAMFIDCARGGVLDEEALYAALKEGRIAGAALDVFEKEPTTLETTPLLGLDNFICTPHLGASTAEAQENVAVAIAEQMADYLLKGSVRNAVNVPSVSDEVLAKVGPYITLGEMLGGLHMQISQGGVQEVTLEFSGDLAEQDTNPVTVAFLKGLFTPILQDAVNFVNAPLIAEERGIRVVESKSSRSADFINLVRVTVKTTEGENMLAGTVFGTKEPRLVRFNSFRLEALPAGPMLLVHNKDVPGVIGALATIIGAGGVNISNMVVGQEETSSRNVILLNTNQPVSKELLTKVKELEHIEDAMALELPAYAS is encoded by the coding sequence ATGAAAGTGCTTATCAGTGATAATCTCGCGCCCATCGGTGAAAAAATTCTGAAAGAGGCCGGGTTGGAGGTGGATGTAAATACTGGGCTGCCACCGGAGGAACTCAAGGCGATTATCCCGGATTACGATGGATTGGTCATCCGGAGCGCCACCAAGGTGCGGGAAGATATCATTGAGGCCGCAACAAAATTAAAGGTGGTGGGGCGAGCCGGTATCGGGCTGGATAACGTGGATATCCCGGCAGCCAGCGAAAAGGGGATTGTGGTTATGAATGCCCCGGACGGTAATGCCACCACAGCGGCTGAGCACGCTATTTCTATGATGATGTCCCTTTCCAGAAATATCCCCCAGGCAACGGCTTCCATGAAGGCCGGGAAATGGGAGAAGAAGAGCTTTATGGGCCGCGAAGTTACCGGGAAAACCCTTGGTATTGTCGGCATCGGACGCATCGGTTCCATCGTGGCCAATCGGGCTCAGGGGCTGAAAATGAAGGTCATCGCCTATGACCCTTTTATGCCTGATGAGTTAGTGAAAAAGCTCGGGGTAGAGCGGGTGGATTTGCTGGAATTGGCCAAACGGGCTGATTATATTTCTGTACATACTCCACTGACCAAGGATACCCACCATCTGCTTTCTACAGAATTTTTTGCTGCCATGAAAAAGGAAGCTATGTTCATTGACTGCGCTCGTGGTGGTGTTTTGGATGAAGAGGCCTTGTACGCAGCTCTGAAGGAAGGACGGATTGCCGGGGCAGCTCTGGATGTTTTTGAAAAAGAACCGACCACGCTGGAGACCACACCTCTGCTGGGGCTGGATAATTTTATCTGCACGCCTCATCTGGGCGCTTCTACGGCTGAGGCCCAGGAAAATGTGGCCGTAGCGATCGCTGAACAGATGGCTGACTATCTGCTCAAAGGCTCTGTCCGCAACGCAGTTAACGTGCCTTCGGTCAGCGATGAAGTGTTGGCCAAGGTTGGTCCCTATATCACCCTTGGCGAGATGTTGGGGGGCCTCCATATGCAGATCTCTCAGGGCGGGGTGCAGGAGGTAACGCTGGAGTTCAGCGGTGATCTTGCGGAGCAGGACACTAATCCCGTGACTGTGGCCTTTCTGAAAGGGCTGTTTACCCCTATCCTCCAGGATGCGGTCAACTTTGTTAATGCCCCTCTGATTGCTGAAGAGCGGGGGATTCGGGTGGTTGAGTCCAAGAGTAGCCGGAGTGCGGATTTTATCAATCTTGTCCGGGTGACAGTGAAAACCACTGAGGGTGAGAACATGCTGGCCGGAACTGTATTCGGCACCAAAGAGCCGCGTCTGGTCCGCTTTAACTCCTTCCGCCTCGAGGCCTTGCCTGCTGGCCCTATGCTGCTGGTGCATAATAAGGATGTACCTGGTGTGATCGGCGCCTTGGCGACCATTATTGGTGCAGGTGGGGTAAATATTTCCAATATGGTTGTTGGTCAGGAAGAAACCTCCAGCCGCAATGTAATCCTCCTTAACACCAATCAGCCGGTCAGCAAGGAACTTCTTACCAAGGTGAAGGAGCTGGAGCATATTGAGGATGCAATGGCCCTGGAGCTGCCTGCCTATGCGTCTTGA
- the gltX gene encoding glutamate--tRNA ligase, with amino-acid sequence MSEVRVRFPPSPTGYLHIGSARTALLNWLWAKKNNGKLILRIEDTDTERSTQESIEGILDGLQWLGLDWDEGPYFQTEFAEDHRKAADQLLESGHAYKCFCTKEELEAKREAAKVEKKEFGYDGTCRHLTPEQVVEKEAADQPSVLRFKVPEQEGKLAYHDEVLGTIERAYNDIEDFVIVRSNGKPLYMLCNVVDDIRDRITHIIRGQDHMSNTTRQVLLYQALDAPIPIFAHMPLTLDLQKRKISKRSHGELVSVQFYREKGFIPWALCNFLALLGWNPGTDQEIFSREELIETFTLDRISKVNSVFNHRKGDPKFFTDPKLISINEQYLRSMEISALAELVKQDFIQQDIWDKSYDGARREWFLTTLDLIRDRFHTVRDFATLGRAYFANDYTVEAKPLKKNILKHPGLKTWMPMLSERLAGLGTFDKESSEAATRELATELDIKPGILINGMRTVLTGQLAGPGMFDILIALGKNRVVERLQDIGHLYEE; translated from the coding sequence ATGTCGGAAGTTCGTGTCCGTTTCCCTCCCAGCCCTACCGGGTATCTCCATATTGGCAGCGCCCGTACTGCCCTTCTGAATTGGCTCTGGGCAAAAAAAAATAACGGCAAGCTCATTCTCCGGATTGAAGATACCGATACCGAGCGTTCCACCCAGGAGTCCATTGAGGGTATTCTTGACGGCCTGCAATGGCTGGGGCTTGACTGGGACGAAGGCCCCTATTTTCAGACCGAATTTGCTGAGGATCATCGCAAGGCAGCGGATCAGCTGCTCGAATCCGGCCATGCCTATAAATGCTTCTGTACCAAGGAAGAATTGGAGGCAAAACGGGAGGCTGCCAAAGTCGAGAAAAAAGAATTCGGTTATGATGGCACCTGTCGCCACCTGACACCGGAACAGGTTGTAGAAAAAGAGGCGGCTGACCAGCCCTCTGTTCTTCGCTTCAAGGTACCTGAACAAGAAGGCAAACTGGCCTATCATGACGAGGTACTGGGAACCATTGAGCGTGCCTATAATGATATTGAGGACTTTGTCATTGTTCGCTCCAACGGTAAGCCCCTCTATATGCTCTGTAACGTGGTGGATGACATCCGCGACCGCATTACCCATATCATTCGCGGTCAGGATCATATGAGCAATACCACCCGCCAAGTCCTGCTCTATCAGGCTCTGGATGCACCGATCCCAATTTTTGCCCATATGCCACTGACCCTGGATCTGCAAAAACGAAAGATCTCCAAGCGCAGTCACGGCGAGCTGGTTTCTGTCCAGTTTTACCGAGAAAAGGGTTTTATCCCTTGGGCCTTATGCAATTTTCTCGCCCTGCTCGGCTGGAATCCGGGCACGGATCAGGAGATCTTCAGCCGGGAAGAGCTGATTGAAACCTTTACCCTGGACCGCATCAGCAAGGTCAATTCGGTGTTCAATCACCGGAAAGGGGATCCGAAATTCTTTACAGATCCCAAGTTGATTTCCATTAATGAGCAGTATCTCCGTTCAATGGAGATTTCCGCCCTGGCAGAACTGGTGAAGCAGGACTTCATCCAGCAGGATATCTGGGACAAATCCTATGACGGAGCGAGAAGAGAATGGTTCCTGACCACCCTGGACCTGATCAGGGACCGCTTTCATACGGTGCGCGATTTTGCCACCCTCGGCCGGGCCTATTTTGCTAATGACTACACCGTCGAAGCCAAACCGCTGAAGAAAAATATTCTCAAGCACCCCGGTCTCAAGACCTGGATGCCCATGCTCTCTGAACGCCTTGCCGGGTTGGGCACCTTTGATAAGGAGAGCAGTGAGGCCGCAACCCGCGAACTTGCTACGGAGCTGGACATTAAACCCGGCATCCTGATTAACGGGATGCGCACGGTCCTTACCGGCCAATTGGCCGGACCAGGGATGTTTGATATCCTCATCGCTTTGGGTAAAAACCGGGTTGTTGAACGTTTGCAGGATATAGGCCATCTCTACGAGGAGTAA